In the genome of Acidimicrobiales bacterium, the window CGAGCCGCCGGGGGGCGTCGCCACCGGCGAGGTCGTCTTCAACACGGCGCTCACCGGCTACCAGGAGGTGCTGACCGACCCGAGCTACGCCGGCCAGATCGTCGCCTTCACGTACCCGCACGTCGGCAACTACGGCGTCACCCCCGTCGACCTCCAGGCGGCCCGGCCGGCGTGCCGGGGGGTGGTGGTGCGGGACCTGGCCAGGCGGCCGAGCAGCTGGCGGGCCGAGGAGGGCCTCGGCGCCTGGCTTCGGGCGACCGGCATGGCCGGGATCGCGGGCGTCGACACCCGGCGGCTCACCCGCCACATCCGCGACGCCGGCGCCATGCCGGCCGCGCTCGGTCCGGCCGACCACGCCGACCTCCTCGCCGCCGCCCTGGCGGAGCCGGGGACCGACGGGGTCGACCTCGTCGCGTCCGTCACCTGCGCCGAGCCCAGGACCCTGGACGCCACCGGCGAGGCCCGCCGCCGCATCGTGGCCTACGACTTCGGCGTGAAGTGGACGATGCTCCGCCACCTGCGCCGGCTCGGCACCGTCGAGGTCGTGCCCGCGTCGACCCCCGCGGCCGACGTGCTGGCGAGGGAGCCGGACGGCGTGTTCCTGTCGAACGGCCCTGGCGACCCGGCCGCCGTCGAGGGCGCCGCCGACGCCATCCGCGGGCTGCTCGGCGAGGTGCCGGTGTTCGGCATCTGCCTCGGCCACCAGCTGCTGGCGACGGCGCTGGGCGGCCGCACCGAGAAGCTGCGCTTCGGCCACCACGGCGGCAACCACCCGGTGCGCCGCCTGTCCGACGGGGCCGTCGAGATCACCAGCCAGAACCACGGGTTCGCGGTGGTCGACGGCACCGTGCCCGGGGCCGACGTCACCCACGTCAACCTCAACGACGGCGTGGTCGAGGGCCTGCGCTGCCGGGACGTGCCGGCCTTCGGCGTGCAGTACCACCCCGAGGCCGGGCCCGGCCCGCACGACGCCCGCTACCTGTTCGAGGAGTTCGCCGGCCTGATGGACCGCCATGCCCCGTAGGACCGACCTCGAGAGCATCCTGCTGATCGGCAGCGGCCCCATCGTCATCGGCCAGGCCTGCGAGTTCGACTACTCGGGCACCCAGGCCTGCCGGGTGCTGCGGGCCGAGGGCTACCGGGTCGTGCTGGTCAACTCCAACCCGGCGACGATCATGACCGACCCGGACTTCGCCGACGCCACCTACGTCGAGCCCCTCGAGGCGGACGTGGTCGCCGCGGTGATCGCACGGGAGCGGCCCGACGCCGTGCTGCCGACCCTCGGCGGGCAGACGGCGCTCAACCTGGCCATGGCGCTCGTGGAGCGGGGCGTGGTCGGCGCGCCGGGCACGCCCGAGCTGATCGGCGCGGACGCGGAG includes:
- the carA gene encoding glutamine-hydrolyzing carbamoyl-phosphate synthase small subunit; amino-acid sequence: MTPALLVLADGTTFEGEAVGAEPPGGVATGEVVFNTALTGYQEVLTDPSYAGQIVAFTYPHVGNYGVTPVDLQAARPACRGVVVRDLARRPSSWRAEEGLGAWLRATGMAGIAGVDTRRLTRHIRDAGAMPAALGPADHADLLAAALAEPGTDGVDLVASVTCAEPRTLDATGEARRRIVAYDFGVKWTMLRHLRRLGTVEVVPASTPAADVLAREPDGVFLSNGPGDPAAVEGAADAIRGLLGEVPVFGICLGHQLLATALGGRTEKLRFGHHGGNHPVRRLSDGAVEITSQNHGFAVVDGTVPGADVTHVNLNDGVVEGLRCRDVPAFGVQYHPEAGPGPHDARYLFEEFAGLMDRHAP